In one window of Borrelia anserina Es DNA:
- the frr gene encoding ribosome recycling factor translates to MEEYKALLDEKMSKVLLSLESEYKSLRTSRMSGAFFDKVLVDCYGEKVPLTRIANVSIPEARLIVIQPWDKSLLSKIEQAILNSDLSMNPSNDGSVLRIKVPILTVERRKEIVKQAKKIAEEYKVAARNVRQELNNRAKKQERDSQITEDDLRRILDDIQRDTNVYIKKIDEVFDLKTKEIMEV, encoded by the coding sequence ATGGAGGAATATAAGGCTTTATTAGATGAGAAGATGAGTAAAGTTCTTTTATCTCTTGAGAGTGAATATAAATCTTTAAGAACTAGCAGGATGAGTGGTGCTTTTTTTGATAAAGTATTAGTTGATTGTTATGGGGAAAAAGTTCCCTTAACTAGAATTGCCAATGTTAGTATTCCTGAGGCAAGACTTATTGTAATCCAACCTTGGGATAAAAGTTTATTATCTAAGATAGAGCAGGCTATACTTAATTCAGATCTTTCTATGAATCCTTCAAATGATGGGTCAGTTCTTAGGATTAAAGTTCCTATATTGACTGTTGAGAGACGTAAGGAAATAGTAAAGCAGGCCAAAAAGATTGCTGAAGAATATAAGGTTGCAGCCAGAAATGTGAGACAGGAATTAAATAATAGGGCTAAAAAGCAAGAAAGAGATTCTCAGATTACTGAGGATGATTTGCGGCGGATTTTAGATGATATTCAAAGAGATACTAATGTTTACATCAAGAAAATAGATGAAGTTTTTGATTTAAAAACAAAAGAGATAATGGAAGTTTAA
- the tsf gene encoding translation elongation factor Ts, which yields MGISPQEVKKLRDATGAGFGDCKKALDAVDGDFELAKKKLREMGISAADKRSGRDAKEGRVFSYVSKERVGLLLISCETDFVAMNNDFVTFGNSLIRQLVESGQNFLDEQQELEIKNLAATIKENIHVSKLYVSNIASNELVKSYLHGEQSKIGVFVKLKVDDVLKIGDKNLNGLAMDLALHIAAFAPLYLSVSDICPNYIKEQEEIFVKQIQASGKPENVIKGIVSGKLKKHLGEITLLEQGFVKDDKLTVKEKIEEVSRSILTKIDIVDFKYLSVG from the coding sequence ATGGGTATTAGTCCTCAGGAAGTAAAAAAGCTTAGGGATGCAACTGGAGCTGGATTTGGCGATTGTAAGAAAGCATTAGATGCTGTTGATGGTGATTTTGAATTGGCTAAGAAGAAGCTTAGGGAGATGGGTATTTCAGCCGCTGATAAAAGGAGTGGTAGAGATGCTAAAGAGGGACGAGTTTTTTCTTATGTAAGTAAGGAGAGAGTTGGCCTTTTGCTTATTTCGTGTGAAACAGATTTTGTTGCTATGAATAATGATTTTGTGACTTTTGGGAATTCTTTGATAAGACAGCTAGTTGAGAGTGGTCAAAATTTTTTAGATGAGCAGCAAGAACTTGAAATCAAAAATTTGGCTGCTACTATCAAAGAAAATATTCATGTAAGTAAGCTTTATGTTTCAAATATTGCATCTAATGAACTTGTAAAGAGCTATCTTCATGGAGAGCAGTCTAAGATAGGTGTGTTTGTTAAATTGAAGGTAGACGATGTTTTAAAAATAGGGGATAAAAACTTAAATGGTCTTGCAATGGATTTGGCTTTACATATAGCAGCTTTTGCTCCACTATATTTAAGTGTTAGTGATATTTGTCCTAATTACATTAAAGAACAAGAAGAAATTTTTGTGAAACAGATACAAGCCAGCGGAAAGCCTGAAAATGTAATCAAAGGCATAGTATCTGGAAAGCTTAAGAAGCATTTAGGTGAGATTACTCTTTTAGAGCAAGGATTTGTAAAAGATGATAAACTTACTGTCAAAGAAAAGATTGAAGAGGTTTCTAGATCAATTTTAACTAAGATAGACATAGTAGATTTTAAATATTTAAGTGTTGGTTAG